AGGACAATGAGCGTGTCGATGTCTCCCCGTGGTTGGTGCGGACATTATGGTGAAACGTATCTTAGCCAAACAGGACAAgaatatttggaagaaaaatctgaattaGATAAATATTTGGAAGAAGGATGTGAACGATACAGCCCCAACTTTGATATCTTAAATTGGTGGAAAGTCAATTCTTTGAGATATCCTATCCTCTCTTCCATCGCTTGAGATATTTTGGTTGTGCCCGTTTCAACCGTAGCATCAGAGGCAGCATTCAGCACGGGAGGTCGTGTACTTGACGTGTTTCGTAGTTCATTAACCCCAAGTATGGCGGAGGCTCTTATATGTACTCAAGATTGGATACGATCCATGCCACTTTCGGTTTCAATCGAGGAGGACTTAGAAGAACTCCAAAATTTTGAGTCGGGTGAGAAAACATTACTGTGAAATAcatctttcaattttgcaatAGATACATCAATTCTCATTTGCATTGTGAATTTAATGCGGAGTTATCAAGTACGGTCATGGATCCGAACTCGATATTGCTTTCTCTTGATGATTAATGAAGTTGGAGATAGGTACTTGTTAAACTATTTTCTTAACTTCGGTGCAAAGTCGGTTTATGGTTGCATAAACCATGTTTGTGTGGTCTTTGCTCATAAAGTTGATGCAACTTCAACCTTTCGGCaaatagaattttttaattcttaagaCCGAGGTGGTCAAGGGAACATAGTTGTATATGTCATGACCAACTTTAGTTCCGATTCTTCTATCGGGGTATGGCTTCCATGAGGATGGATTGAAGGTatacgctctctctctctctctttctctcgatcgatcgatcgactAGCTAGATATGCGATTTGAAGTTAAGGGACTTCTTTGCAGGCTGGTATGGCCGCTGCACATGGAGTGATAGGAAAAAGTCCTTCTGTACTTGAGAATCCTCGGCATATGGCTCTTTCACTCAAGGAAATGGGGGCACGCCTTTTTGTTACTAGATTTCTCGGGCGTTATATTACTACCGGCTCAATAACGTGAGTATACTGCTACTTATCAAGATAACTGCTTGCTTGTAGCATGCATCTTTCCTTGTTTTATTTCGCTGTAGATCCTTAGAAATGTTAGCTATCATTGCTCCGAATCAGTCTCTTAGTcaacatcttctcatcttcttcGGTCCGCTTCGCATTTTCATTAATAGCTTAGAACGGAATAGGCGAATTTATTTGTCAATAAGAATGATTtgcagaaaaaatgaaaattgttctTAAGGACTTACGGCTTAGGAGAACGTTTTCCAGAATCATGTAGCTGTAATTATGCTTTCGTGAGTGGCGGTTTGTTTGAGGAAGGAGGCACGATGATTACCATGCTCTATCTTCATCTTGAACATAATCTTGGCCTTTATATCCCCTGTTTGGTAACAAATACCAAAGCTTTTAACATTTACTTGGTTGCAAAGTTTGcaaattcctttctcttttgttccaATTTGTGAATGTGTCTAATTTTGTGCAACAGGAGCTCCAAGACCGAGGTGGGAGATgctgtgaaggaggagaagagggaggagaagtcatcgcaaaaggcaaatgcatTCCCCGGAAAATGTCAATGTCCTCTAGAACCCATAGAAAAATGTTGTAGTTATTGCCTTTTTATCATAGTTTTAATTGGAGAGGTTGTTGCTAAGTCAGTAATTACTTTGCATGCTAAGTGGTCTTTGTACTAAGTCCACCGAATTGTAGAGCATGGGATTTTGACGGGGCAAGTGACTTTGTAGTTGTACATGTTCAAATGACTTGTAACCGTAACAGCCCATTGTTTTCTCTTTGGGTTTCTTGCctctttattattatattttttgggaaatattaGTACATAGATGAAGACAGAGATGGAGATTCAGAATTGCAATTAGCAATTTGGATCCTTAATTGATTTCCAAGTAAAGTTAGAGTTGATTCTATTTTGTTTATCATCATTTTTGGGAGAAGAATAAGTTCCATGGATGCAACAATTACATGAAACAgggttattttcttgttttaaagggtaaattctttttaaaaaaaggggaaaaaacaattaggaaaatcgaaaaaccgaaccgtaccgaaccgaaccgaaaattcggttcggttcggttcggtttggtacGTATTCGGTTCAAGTGATGATCCGATTCGGTTCATCCATTTACCataatggttcggttcgattattaaaaaaaaccgaaccgaaccgtaccgttgacacccctacagCCTAATGCTCGTGTAATGCAATTCCGATCATTCAAGCGCATATTTGCATTTCCCCCCATCCAAGCATTTTTTAAGCACATCATGTAAAAATTTGGAATGtgattggccaaaaaaaaaaaaaaaagaagtgggtATTCTCCAAAAGTTCTCTGACAGGACAAGTTTCCAAGCACATAGTGATGTGCCAGCTTCTGTTGCAGACTTCCCATTTCTGGGTCGAGTtcccctcttctctctcactAATCCCTCCATTTCTGGTCAATTCATGTCAAATTTGAGCAAAGCCCCGAAtgtttttccctctctttggGCGTGTTGATGAAGACACATGAAGAAATTCCCTTTTCAGTGGCCAAACtggaccccccccaaaaaaaagaagaagttttgCTTGGACATTAAGCACATCTTCTTTTGGCTGGGACCATTGAAAGTCCATCGAAGTTGCGTTTTGATCAAAAGTTCCGAATGGGTCCATTTCTAGAATAGATAGTCATTATCCAGGTCATCCACATTTGAAGCCGCAAAGGAAAAACTAAGCTACTTTTGTTGGTCCAATCTTTGAAAAGGAAGACAGAAGTTCGGTCCACCTTTGCGTGGTTAACTTGTACAGTATAAGCAATCCTACACCGCAAACACACCAATCAAGACTTGCTTTACGTTTCAAGAATCAGATGTAACCAGCATCGCATTTTTAACTTCTGGTTGTGGCTAAAATTCATGTTTACATTAATAAATTGACAATGTtagacagagggagagagagatgttatAATCTCTCATGTTCTTGGGCGATTTTTGGACTGTAAAAATGTACTGATCATCGGGGTTTCAGGCAGTTTCTTGAGTTTTTAGCAGGCGGTGGATTCGCCATAGATGTGGTCAAGAACAGCAACGACTCCGCACACAAAGGCTTGGTCGATTCCGGCCTTCACGATCACGCGATACACGTCTTTGCTCGCCATCAGTTCGGCCATCTCTTTCTGTATCTGCGGATCACATCAGAAACAAATAATACGGTGTCAAGCACTTTTCACCTCGAAACAATCCGATCGGACTTGGCTAATATTTTCAGGACCTGTGCTACTGCGTTGCCTCCAGAGTCGACGATGCTGCAGTCCCTATCCGGGAAGTGACCCTTGACGTGGAAGATGCCATCGGGGCCGTCGACTTTCCTAGGCTCCAGAGAGATTTTGATGGCGGTAGATGATGCGTTCCTGGAGAAGCATGATAGTGAGGATGATGAATTGGGCTCCTTGATGCTGAACAACAGCTTCTGGGCACCTTCATAATCATATGTGTAGCCCTTCCATTTCTTGTGGATGCTCATTGCTTGCACGATCCCTCCTGCCTAatttagacaaagaaagagagagattagaaCGTGATCATAAGATTTGAGTGAAAACTTGCTCATGAGATTTGGGTGTTGTTGTTCATCCAAATGTCATGAGAATTATCATTGAGCGCTTGAATTTCGCGCACTATCTTCCTCAATCGGCAAGGACTATCTCAACTCAATATCTGACGAATTACGGTTGGGAATGTGCGTATGAATCTCATGGTTTTTCTTCTACCTTGCGGCGGATGAGGAGGAGGGCGTCCCCATCTCCGTCCCTCACGATGAGCTCGCCGCTCGTGCCGAGGACTCCGCATCCGTCAACCCGGAAAACAGCCCGCTTGCTGCTGCAATCCGTCGCCACGAACCCTCCGCCGCTGACGGCATGCGGCCTCCTCCGAACAACCAGGGCCACCTCCATCGGCGAGCAATACACCTTGTTCACTATGGCCATCATCTGCGGATGATCTCGCGCTGTCTCGGATCGTTCTTGCGGACACTTGCTCCTTGCTTCACGAAGGAGATTTAACTTTGTGCAGCTAAGATTATATAGAGGAGGTGCGTGCGTTGAAGATGGAGGAAAAGAAGACGCGAGAATCAACATGGTGTCTccttttaacgatttttcaAAGCCAATGTTCATGCAGCGTTCAGACAGAGGTTTGGCGGAGCTTTGAATGTTTGGCAAAGCATGCGTCCGTGAGATCGTTTTTTAGTATTGGAGAGCCCGGAGAATCTCTTTGGAGTGTTGGCATCCAACTGCTGCTTCACGTACGCGTTCGACTTATGGCTAGAAATTTAGCATGGTTGGAAACATAAGATCTCCTTATATAAATGACGggaaatttacccaaaaagtcTTATGTCGATTGTAAATGTGCTAATTCAGCCttaaatatctttttttgtcaattcaatcctaaagttttgcatttgtgccaattcatttgtCCCAgttaattttagccgaaaacCGCTTAAGTGGCGGGACCGGTGCTGACGTAGCCAAATTTCTAAcagtatttttgttttcattccatttttttttttttttttattttttttattttttgttctcttgttttttcttcttaaacCTCTAGCCGGCCGTCGTGCCCAACAACAAGCCAAAGGCAAGGGCCGGTGAAGCTCGCCCCGCCCAGCCACCAACAAGGCTCAACCTCACCTAGCGACGGCGAGGTCAACCCTTGCCTTTGGCCGGTTGTTGGGGTTGGCGGCcttttggaggaagaagaagaaaaaaagaaagggaaagaaaagaaaaaagaaaaaaatattaaaaatactaTTAATTGGCTACGTTAGCAATTACTTGCCAAAATAGGTTggaaagattgaattggcacaaatataaaatgtttaggactaaattggtaaaaaaaaattatgactgaattagcacaattgcaatagacttagaacttttttttaggaaaaattataagtGAGTAGTCATTAAGATCCAAATTAATTTCCGTACATGATTTTCTAAACTTGATAAATATTATAAAGTAAGCACTCATGTCTATAAGAATCAATTTTGCAAACTTCATATAACAGTAATCGATAAAGCAAATGGACCATCCAACTAAAACTTGCATTGTCACCTACCGATAACTTAAAACCCCAAAATTACTGTAAACGTGTTgctatttatatatattcggtGGGCACTTTATGCATCAAAGGGAAGAGTTTATAAAGAGAAGGAAAGGTATAATTTTCTGAAATGTCAAAAGTACAGGAGACGTCTCTCATAAGCTTTTTGAAGATGGGGCAGCTTAGGCAAAAGCAGCCTCTTGGACTGGACCAAAGACATTtgactatttttcattttggttcgACTAGCTACTTTGCTCTTTTTGTTGAAAATCATAGGTTTTTAATTCACAAATTGATAGGCCGAATTCCCTAAAAAACCGTCAACTTTAGGTTGAGTTTCAAATGTGCCTCATACTTTCTTGCTcttagaaaaatcccaaacttcaAGTTCAGTCATAAATCTGTCCTGAACTTCTatttgtctcaaaaaaaaaaatcaaactttaggtttagtcccaAATATGTcccgaattttatttttttctaaaaaaatagcaaaCTTTCtatcttttctaaaaaaatcacaaactttctgTCTTTTCTCAAATCTACTCCATGGTCCAGTCATAACTTGATATGGCATTTCCACGTCGATTACAAATCCACATCAACAAAGTAATGGGGCGATGAGTACAAGCCAACTTGGCATTTCCACATGGACAACAAATCGACCCAAATAATAATTGTTGAAACTCTCCAAAATGAAATCGTTcaaggatatgaaaattagggagaAACTAATGGCGATTTTTAATGGAGTGCTAATAGAGGCAGATTTGAGATCGGAGGGAACAATGGTGATTTTActtttaaacaaaaagaaagttttgGGCAAATTTGAAACTAGACCTAAAATTTTGGGGGAAAGGACCTAAAGAGTTTGAGgccttttttttaacaaaaacaaATATGGGGGCAGATCTAAAATGAACCtaaaattagggatttttttaaAGGTTTTGGGCCCATATTGACGGGGAACTTTGAGCTGATGACTCTAGTAATGGCTTACATATTTGGTGGAATCAGGAGAACCTCCTTTGGTATCAAATAAATCCACACTAGGAACCGCGAATTAGCTATGGAACATCCTTTTCTCAAAGTCTAAATTCGTTCCTCCCAATTTAATAGATATGTCCTGGCTTCCAAATCTTTGAATGCgcgtttcgtgaaaaatgataGGTGAAGATTCATAGTTTTTATAAGTGGTGGGTTCAACCTAATTAATAAATTTCACCCCTCGCATTCTAGATATAAATAATCTCAAAAAACAGACACCACGATTGCGCGTAAATTTAACACTGTTTAACCTATGAAGAAGTCATAGGTATGTTCTTCGAGCGTGCGATCTATAACCTTGCCCTAATAATTTCTCTTGTTGGCTtgagtttgttttgttttgaaattgtttgaaatttatcttgatttgaAGTTATGCTTCTTGAACTGAAACGTTTCTTTCTTATATTTCGAttgaggaagtgaatgaaatattattttgaccaacaaaaaaaaaaaaaaaccctgatATGATATTAAGAGGGAGA
This genomic interval from Rhodamnia argentea isolate NSW1041297 chromosome 4, ASM2092103v1, whole genome shotgun sequence contains the following:
- the LOC115746756 gene encoding protein LURP-one-related 6 translates to MLILASSFPPSSTHAPPLYNLSCTKLNLLREARSKCPQERSETARDHPQMMAIVNKVYCSPMEVALVVRRRPHAVSGGGFVATDCSSKRAVFRVDGCGVLGTSGELIVRDGDGDALLLIRRKAGGIVQAMSIHKKWKGYTYDYEGAQKLLFSIKEPNSSSSLSCFSRNASSTAIKISLEPRKVDGPDGIFHVKGHFPDRDCSIVDSGGNAVAQIQKEMAELMASKDVYRVIVKAGIDQAFVCGVVAVLDHIYGESTAC